The DNA window TCTCACTGACGTTTCGGGAGTTCGCTGTTGGGGCCATCAACCGTCAGTCATAAAATCTACGATAGATTCGTCAAGATTGTGCAACTTGCTTCTCAGCAAGTATTCACGAGAGTGGAACAAAACTACAACCAGCTCCATCGCGAAGGTTTAGCAAACAGCTTTGCCGTTACCAAGTTCCACAAAATGATTTTCGGTGGGAGATTCCGTCTGCAAACCGTCCACGCTCCACTGCCTCGAAATTTCGATGCTGAGAAGGGCATACTGGTGTACACGGCAAGCCGGTTACAACGTTTCGCCTTCAATCTGATATTGTTCGATGCCGCCATCGCGTACTTGCCAACCGACAACTTTGTCAACGCTACCACTACGTTAAATCAGAAGAGGATTAGGTCATCGCGAAAATCATCCTCGAAATAAAGTCAAGTCCGTAGCCGAAGCTTCCGTAATACCTTGCCTCGCAGTTTCAGAGCACCCCAGCTAAAACGACTCCACTTCAGGCATGAGTCACTTATCGTGCCCGTATCCTATTTGCTGAACTACTGGACTCGTGGACATTCGGACATGCAGCGGATAAAAGCAATCACCAGAAGCTACGTTTACTCCGTTTCCAGGTCCCCTCATTGCGCTACTCCTGTACCATGGTCGAATACATCCGGTACGTGGCAGCGCATTCACGAAGTTTTTTTTCCGGTTCCATCGCACCCGAATATTACCTCACCATTGGGGACTGGTACTCCAAGTGGACGGAGTTTGTTCAAAACAGAAGAATCTACTACTACGGCTACGAATTACGAGTGCGGAATTCACTGAGTTTTGCGCTATCAATGCCATCCACCTGCTCACAACAGCTCCCTTTCATCCACAATCCAACGGGCAAATTAAGTGTTTTGTAGACACCTTAAACAGGGTCGTCAGAGAGTGGAGAGGATCAATTTCGGAAGCACTGGATACCTTCTTGCTTAATATAGAAGCACACCTAACCGTTCATCTCCTGAGGTTTTGTTCGGTCTCCAGATCCGGACTTGTCTGGAACTACTTCGGCCGACCCCTGCGACAGTGCCGAAGCCAAATCGAGAAGGGTTTTCATTCGAAATGATTCTGGATTTGACAATGTGTATACAGGAAACAGTGTGGTCGTCGAGAGAATTGCTGACGTGATGTACAACATCTGGGTGGAGGGCCGTCGAATGCTACGTTCGTAGTTGAACTGTAGTTGGATCAACCACTAACACAAGGCAGACATCCTCAGCTACCTTTGGATGTTCTGTTGGACGTTTGGAATCTGCCTAACTTACCAACTGATACAACATTGCAGGCATCGTCGACGCTGTagcccactactgcaactactTCACAATGTGCATCGTCGACGCCTCGTTATGATCAGCCGCCTGAATCGGTGGCTAGTACATCAATCTCTTCACAGTCTTCGTCAACACATTCCAAATTTGAGTCGAATAGCGCCACAGTGATTTGAACCGTACCACATTTATTAAGGGAAGAGATACTGGATACtcacactacttttacagtaaacaaCAAGTTACGGCGGATAGCCTAGTACAAAGTTTCAACGCCCTACCGATCGTCAGCATCCAGTTTAACCCGCCTAGCAGCCTTTTAGTTTACTGGGTATGCTGGGCTATCTAGTGACAGTCTTGCTGTCACTTCGAGATGTCACCATACGCGGTTATTAAGAGATGGGAGAAGCTTGCTCAGAACAAATCAAGCGAGTTTTTCATAAACTGAAGGCATCGTCAAATCTGCCCCGGTGTAAGTTCTGCGGGGACCGTCATCAGTATGTGTATGTAAAACTGAGCGAAAACGAAGAAATCTGTGAAAGTTGTTATTCCAAGCCGTCCAGCGTATGATCAGAAGAAAGCCAATGTGAAAATGGTAGTAGTGAAGAAGAATTAGGAATTAGGAAAACTTACGGCAACTTCGGTTCTGGAGGAAGAGTTCTGGCAGAATTAGAATTGGAGCTCGCACGCTCAAAATATCGGTTGAAACCGCAACGGCAACCCGCATAAGTTAGTGTTCCAGGTAGTCAAAGTTAATCACATTCCTTTGCTGTCGGTGAAAGCTAGTAAAACACTCGGACTTGTCAAGTTTTGCAGTGTTGTAACATTTTCAACGGATAAAGTGTTACGGTAGAAGTATCGCTAAAGGTATACGACTATGTATCACCCTGCATACTAGTACCCCGACGAGTTCCAGTAGCCTTACGTGTTTCATTAAAATTTGAGTTGAACAACCTGGAGAAAGATGGAATTGTTACGAAGGAGCATAGAATCACCGAACGGGTGATTCCATGGTCATTTTCTGACCGAGCTGGAACTAAAATCTGACGAATCGAAAACGGAAACGATTGAGAACTAGCCTGTGCCCAGTTTGAATTTAAGTAAAAACTTCTGTGTGCTCCGAATGTTTGTGACCCGGAGCAGGGCGAGCAGATAATGCAACAGATCCACCTGAGCTAGTTTACTGCAGTATCTACCTAAACCATTCACGGGGAGTAAGTAGACCCGACAATTGGTCGCCCTGCCGCTAGAAAGGTACCAACAAAAGAGTCTTGCTCATCTAGCCAATCGATAGCAGACAATGGTACCAGCAGAAGAACACGGCCGTTGGAGTCCTGGCCAGTAGGGAAAACCCTTcgccttcccgccatcgtcAGTAACAGCCAATTTACTAAAGGACCAGCAGTGGAGAGTGGTGGGAAAATAAACGGTAGAGTTTAATTCCTTTGCTTGTTtacttttgttttgtttcgttgCAAAAATCCAAAATTAAGGCAGAAGCATCTAGACCGCCCTGACATATAGGGTCCGCTGGACAAACAAAAATCCAAATGGTAGGGAAACCCCTACTTATCAGTTAATCTCAGAAAAAGAACCTTGGTACGGTATTATGAGGTTCATGAGCCTCTGGCAGTGGAATGTGATTCAAGTTGCTTCGGTTTGGGCGTCGCAGCGTTTCAACGTAATGGTGTTATCGGTTGCGCGTGTCTGGAAACCGACCAGATTATTGTAGATAATCCAAGGGTTACTGTGAAAACGGATCAAAGGCCCCTGGTGAACGTGTTTTGGTAACCTCTACTGTCAGCTCCTCACATATTACAGCATATGTTATTGAATCTTCAGCAGTACAACTTGCACCGAGTTTGTGACCGGTAGGTACAATGTAGTCGCGGATACAATTTCACATGCCCTGTTAGCGGAATGTCCCGCAGAAGACTGCTATAGAAATACAGCGATCTACAAGCATCTCAGACAACCACATCAAGGAAATTGTTGAAGAAACGTGTAAGGATCAAACGCTCCAAACGATCATGTCCTATGTTCGCCTCTGTTGATCTAGATCCAGCAACACCAGTTCATGAAAGTGCGAAGATTTATTTCAAATACCGTAATGAACTGTCAGTGCAAGATGGCATGGTTTTCCATAACCTTCGGATTGTTATACCATTTTTTTACCGTAGGAAGACAACCTCCAGCTCCGACGCAGACACACATGGTACCCATCCATCTCATTTAGATCATCTCTATGGATATGCTCTTTTCAGAATGTCGTGGTGAGAAGCGACAATTTCTTATTACAGTAGATCACTATTCAGACTTTTACGAAGTGGACTGACTGAAGAGTCGTACACCGAGATCAACGATCGCACTGTGCAAGATTAATTTTTCTAGCAACGGCCTAGCCGAAGTCGTGGTAACCGATAACGGAACGAATTTTACAAGCCGTGAGTGGAGACAGTTTTCAAATTACTGGCACTTTCCCCTTGGACACTACTAGCGGTACAGTCTATTGCGCAGGTTGCTTTACGAGTGCTGGAGAAAGACCGTAGCAACAGCGACCTCCCACTGATCCGACGAGCGTCGGAGCTCACGCTGGAATTCACCGGAGCAACGTTTCCCATAATGGGCACGCTTACCCTTAGGGATCGAAGGTGGCAAACAGTGAAACCGAGACGATTGTTTGGGATCTGAAGAAAGTTGTAAGGATTCGAGATCCGCCCGGTAAAGATCGAGCAGTAGTCGAAGAACGATAAACCGATTCCAGCAATCGGCTGTATAATACATCGACGGCTTCAAATGTGATGATACAGTGGGATCACGCAGTCTTTCGCAACACTGTTGCGTTTTCTCTGTGGAAGCGTATGCCATTAAGCTGAATTTGTCGTCCCCGTATATCCATAACGAACCGGTCGTGCTAACAGACTCTCTGAGCTGTCTGTTGACTGCGGCATATCGAAACGTCCGTCGATCCAGGAGTCAGAAGCAGCAAACCCGTTCGATTCATTTGGATCCCTTGAACTTCCTTGACACGAATGCACCATCCAAAGGTGTGAAATGTCatgaagaaacaaaaaaaaatatccaagAATTTGTGATTTTCTGTACTTGTGGCTGCTGGACGGGTGAACCAGATGACAAAAGTATTTGGATTATGATCGCAATTCTGGATTTGCGGGACTCTTGAACTCGTGCACCCTGGAATTCTTGAACCCGTGAAATCTTTGTCACTTGGATTCTTGAACTTCGTGGGTTTCAGAGTTCTTGGACTGTGAAGTTCTTGAAGATGTTGGACCATTTGGATTCTTGAACTCTTGGGTTTTAAGACACTTTCCACTCGAACTTGAAGTCGTGAACTCTTACTATCTTTCCTCCTTAGACATTTGCACTCTTGATCTCTTGATTTTCAGGTGAGTGAAGTTCAAGGAGCCAAATCCCAAGGACTTCcgaaattttaactttttgactTTTGAGCTGTTCAAATTTTCGATTCGTGAGTTCTTGGGGGAGGTCAACTCTTTGATCATGACCATTTTTCATCGACATTTAATATGTCCGAAGAACGAATACCAATATTTTCGGGTTATTTGAGACATTTGTCAACAATTACTAACATCACCTTCGTAATTACACTATGTAAGGGGAACATACGATTCTAGGACATCTAGATTCTCGAATAGCGAACGTTTGAATCTCAGCATTGGATGGATTCTGAGCGTCCAGACCTCCGGTCATCTAAACTTCAGCTTCTTTCGATCGTTTGGTCCGTGGAGCCTAAGGATTCGAGATGCCCAAATTGTATGTTTCTTGGACTCTTGAATCTGTGGGATTTTGAACCCTTGGAATCTTATATCTTTAGATTGGACCCTTGGATTTTCAGACCATTTGGGTCTCTGGATCCTTGAAATATGAGAGCCTTGAGGTCTCTGACATTTTGTTTTTTGAGCTCTTCAACTTTTGTATTCTAGGATTCGTGGGTGATTTTGAACTCTTAGGCATTTGAACTCTTGAAATCTTGGCGTGTTCCCATTATTCAGAATCATGCACATTCTTCACCGACACCAAGTCCGCAAAACGAATACAAATAATTTCGGGTTATTGGAGATTGTAGTCAAAATCTGAAATCTTCACTTCATTCAATTCAAACTTCACAATCAACGACATAAGCTAAAAAAGGAAATCCAATGACATCTGCCCTTCTGGTCTTATGAACTAGTGGACTTGTGGCTTCCGGATTTTAAGTTACTAGACTTTAAACCTCTTGGACTAGCTTCTTAACTCTGAAGTTTTGACTCTTGGATTGGTAAGTTTGTGTATTCATGAGTCTAATTCCTGGATTATGTACTTGAGGAACTGTGAATTGGTATACTGAACATTTTGAACTCTGAAATTCTTAATCACCAGCATTTTAAAGCTTCTGAAATGACTAGTGGACATCTGCCTCCTAAACTACGGGACTTGCAGGTTTGTGTTATTAGTGTTCTAGATTCCGGACTGCACTGTGAATCTTTGGCTTCCGGGATTTTTGGCCTTCAGAAGTTATGACCTACGGTCGGTCATCGGTCGTTCGTTAGGCCTTCTATCCGAGTAAACAAAAAGCCGCCGTGGCTTGGACTACCAGCAACTAGTGTAACGATTTCCGTACCTGCAAGGGCTTCCAGTTCAAAGCTATACCGAAGCTACTCCAGGTATTTTGATTGGAGTGGATAATGCTCGTTTAAACCTACCTCTGAATCAACGTGAAAGACGAAACAATGAAACCTGTAGCTATAAAGATAATTTCATGATAAATAATCTAGGTGTCAATGCATGTGCCGTACCCGAATCGAAGGAAAATATACGTGCTCGGAgatatttttttctcataataATAAGGCGGACGCACAACGGGTGATTCAATACGGGATTACTCTGGAAGACTGATAGAATTGAGTTCACTAACAGCGATTTGATGACAGAACGCCGGTTAATATTCTTGGAATGCCGACCTGAAGCAGATCCGGAATTAAAGAAGACAATTCATGAATATATTGCTGAGTACGAAGAGCGAGGTTATGCTCGTAAAGCGTCAACGGAAGACATGCGAGACGGCAACCCTTGCCGAGTACTGTACTTGCCACTTCGCAACACAAGAAAGCCGAATATGATCGGGTGTCGTCTGGGATGCTGTAGTGGGTGTCGCAGGAATGCCGTTGAATTTGAATCTACTGGAAGGACCAGACGTACTGGGGCCCTTTCTGTCATTTTCTTCTTTCGACCAAGTAGTCCAGATTGCTAGAAAAGATCAAATAATTCAGGAAGGCAGGCTTCAAAACATGCCCTCACACTGGTTAGTGGTGAGTCTTCGAATACTTCGAGTTTTTCAGTGAAAAAGGTAACGTGTTCTAGGAACGATATGGGTTCCGGAGGAGGACACGACAAGGTCTGCCGCTCGTCATGAGTCGCTCTGCCTGCTCGTGTTCATCTCCAACTACACCACTCACGAAATTCCGCGAATGATAAACATTTCAACAATCGGCGACGTTGGATAACGCTGGTACCAGAACTGGAACAGTGTGCGGATCGCCAGATGCTACAAGCCGCGTGAGCTACACGTATTTGTCGATGCGACTCAGATAAGGTATTGTAGTGTGGCGTATTTCCGCATTGTCCAAGACGGAGTCCCAAGACACGCACTGGTACCTTCAAAGGTAAAAGATACTCCTATTCCCAAAAAGGAGTTAAACACGAATCTACTCTGCTGATGCCACAACCGAGATGCCTTATCGATTATAAAGAAGAAGGATTTTAGTTTGACAGTATGGCATTTGTTTACTGATGTTCAGCGAACAAATCTCATTTTATTGAATTCTCAGAAAAAGCATTGTTTACTGAGATCGTTAAGACGCTGAATTTCTACCATGTCCGTCAGTGCCATTTCAATCTAATCAATCTCTTTAAATCCTTCTTGAACGACAGCTCTCAtattcgattggaatgacactgacagataaatggtaaacaaaataCTGAGATGTCGGCTCTTTATCCAAAGCTTCAACGTATTTATAAGACTGAAGCTGTTCAGAAAAATGTTCGTTCGTTCCCCACTGCCATAGATGCCACAGCCAAGATGCATTATAGAACATAAAGAAAAAGGATCACTTCCAACTTTTCCCCTCATTCGATTCCGCGGCTTACCTTTGTTCCGGCAAAACATCGCTCATTTAGTAAGCTCGATCTACCACGGTGGTTTGTAGTTTCCATTTACGGGATTTGGCGTAGTTGATTGTTGTGTGTTTGGTATGTTTTTTCTTCTCTCGATTCCAATACGGCTTTCGTGAACTTACCCGGTTCTTCAACGAATACCGGACCCTCACTCGACCCGTTTCGGTTTGTAGATTGACAATGCGTGAGTATGTTGTCTTGGCCACGGGGTGGGTTTAGTAGtaatagtagtagtagtagtagcagCAGTAGTAGAAGTAGCAAATAGTACCAGTACTAGCAGTACCTTAGTAGATTCTAGTGTGGTGTTAGGCGTTTCTTGTTTTGTTGCCGCCGCCCCCTCTTACAGTACGGTTTCCATCTCGGCAATTTCGGTCTTGTACGTCCAACGGTACAAATCCTGAGCACTTCCCCCGAGACTCAAATTACCCAGAATGTTCGGACGCTGCTGCTGGTACCTTTCCCGCCGTCCCGCACTGATGATGTCGTTCGTGGAAGCGATCCGGATCTGCGGTGGTTTAATACCGTGCGAATCCAGAGCTTTCTCGAGCTGCGAATTTCGCAGCCGGGTCATGTCCAGCTCGTGTTTCACCTTCCACAGGTGGGTATCGCAGATGGGATCGTTGCAGCGGTGGTGTCGCAGCAGCTCCGTCGCCTCGAAAACGGCTCCCCGGAAGGTCAATGATTTACCCATTGACAGGGAGATGAGGGCACAACAGCCACCGCGATCTTTTTTCGCTAACCGTTTGCGGAAGTACTTGAAGTACAGATGCTCGAGCAGAAGCAGTAACGCGGCGAGCAGGATTCCGGCCATCAGCAGTAGGAACGCGGACAAAAACTGTTCCAAGGCGAGCGGATCGGATGATTTGTGCTCTTGTTTGCCGGGCCGACAGGTTCCTGTCATCCAGTATCGACGCAGCCGTTCCAAATCCCCGTTCGCACGGAACTCCAGCAACCGCTTGTTAAACATCTCGACGTATTTCGAATTACGACTGAAGGCTAACCCGTACCCGGTCATAGCGTACCACTGACCAACGGTTAGCAGCCGGCAGTCTTCATCCTGCTGAACGAGGTAGTCCAACACTGTTCCATCGTAGATAAACGCATCCATTCCGCCGCTCAGAACGGCCGCGACTCCATCCGCCACACTAGTCTTATTATACTGCCTCATGTAGTAGTGCATCTCCTTGAAATACTTGGAAATGGTCGAATCGGTGTGACTCCAGGGGATCGTACCAAATTTGATGGTTGGTTTGTGCGAGAAAGGATGCGACAGCCGGGTGTCGTCCAGTCCGGAGAACTCGTGAAACTCTTCTCTGGTTATCATGAACGCCGCAAGGTTAGCAGTGTAGATAGCAAGAAACACTACAGCGAACATGGCCCAAACGTTGGTCATAAAGCGGGACGTGAATCCTCGCGGAGAATCGACATGCACCGCCGCTTGGAACAGCACAGCCCACACCAGCCAGTAGGTCCGGAACAACGAAAACCGGTACGGAGTATTGTTCGCATTCTGCAGTACCGTTTTCATATCGTATCCACTCGGCGACAACCATTCAAAAAGAAATATCATAAAAGTAGCCGCCTGAATGGCAAATATTCCTACCAACATCCACGACGCGGTATCGAACGGCTCTAGGAAAGCCGTCGGCGAGATGATCCCGGTCCGCTTCGCAACTACAATCGCAATTCCAGTCTCCATGAAAGGCTCACTAAAATCCACTACCGCTTCCCGTTCGGCGTTGATCATCAGCGAGGTCAGTACCATATCAGTCTTCCTGTTCACCAGCTCGTGAATCAATCCGTTCCACTTCCCATTGTCCAACGTTCCCCACCTGCCGTCCTCCACCCGAACCAGTTCGTAGGTAAAACCCAATTCCTCGGCAAACTTTTCCAGCAAATCAATGCAGAAACCACTACAGCACTGATAGAATGACCCATTTTTGTGCGCTTGACCCATATCAATATCCGTCATCTCGTGATCCGCCGCTACCCGGCACAACACTCCCCGGTCCATCAGACACTTTCCGCTAACCGGATCCGCCGGCGATAGATTAATATACGGTGCCTCCTCCAAGAACGTTATCTTCAGATGAAACTTTTCCGGCACTCCCTGCGGGGGCGAATGCGAATCACCCGGCCAAGCTATATCTCTAATATCCAGCTTCTGCTGCTGCCACGATTTCCACATACCGATCTCCTCCCACACCAGACCCTTGCTGTTGACGCTCGGTCGCAGATTCATGATCTTCAGTTCCGCCCACTTCAAATCCCCATCCGTGGTGAATTCGATGTTCGGCCGGTTCGGTTCTCCCTCCAGCGAAACATTCCTCAGATATTTGAAGAACACCTCTCCATTATCCCACCGACCGTGACCTTCATCTTCACACGACAGCTGATGCGTATCCAGACCACGACCCACGTTCTTCGGATCGTTCAGGTAGTACTCTACCCCGTACGCGTACACTCGAATCGCGTTCGAAATCTCGTTCAACAGTGCACCCGAAGACGTATCGAAATGCACTCCGAGCATACCGACCGGGAACTGGGTCGGTGCCTGCATGTTCTCGATCACACTCTGCGTCACGACCCAGACGTAATTTTCGCCGGTGATGTGCAGCTCCTCGGCCGCCTTCAGGATGTCGACCGCTTCGTCTTTGGTGCAGTACAGCAGCATCACCCGGGCCTCGCTGTTGACCAGCTCGACCAGATTGATCGGACGGGATACGATGATCGAGTTGAGGATGGTGAACTTGAAGTGGTCCTGTGAAAGAAGAAGGAGGCAATCATTAGTAGAATTCTCATATTTGAGctaccgaaaataaaagtcggatTAAACTTCAGGCCCAATTTTTTCGATTAGAGTGTAAAAATTGGCAAAAAACTTCAAGAAGTAAATTCGGTCTTAATTTAACGTAATACCTATTTGTAggccaatgcaatatgcactatgATATAAATCTCCATAAGGAGAAAAATAGGAGTAAACCCATTTTGCACCATTAGAGAGAAAATTGTTCAAAGCTTAGCCAAACcaaatttcgatttcattacttctcatcagcttaatcagaggTCCTTTtcttgtggaacattacaaaaaaacgaaaacattcTTTGTGTTTTTTAGCAAACCCCTTGTCCTTCTAGGGGTTCgctcaaaaattcaaataatgttttcgttttttctgtaGCTAGCGTCAATGCGGCGCTAGCCTAGTCctggcactaagttagtgtcggattctgatgagacaaagttgaaacgcaaatttcataactaatttagaacTTTTTAAGTGTATCATTCGCCAAAGGACCTCATCCTAAAATTGGTGCTTAATTTTTAGCCGACTCTCACATTCATATATTAGAATTGTAAGAAAAGAAGTTGCTTGCTGTGACCTTTCAGCTGCCGGTTTCTCGGTATTTATAGCAAAAACCTATCACTTCTCAatgaaattttgctgaagaaaaaaaaactatttatggTTTTCTATCTTTTTATTCTAGGACCACCTTCGTTTCAAAATGTAGGTCAAAAGGATACGTCCGACGCTATGTAAATGTTTAGGCCCTAAATAGCAACATAAGTGGGAAATGCGTGCCTCGTATAGTCCCAACAGAGGCAAACAATATGGCAGAAACATTAAAGTCAAATATCTGCAAATGCGCTGGAACTATTTTTGGTATAGAGCAGTCTTTTAAAATATGGTAAATATAGAATGGAAATTCTTTCACTAATTTTTATTGTTGTGTTTTCCTAGTACTGTTATTGAGATGAATAGCCAGAAAGACGCCACGCGAATCAGTCGGAATCGACTCCGTAATTCTTGCAAAATAATGGTCGATTCGATCAGATTGAATAGATAAACgtcattttcaaaatatctaAGTCTAGCTTCTCATCACAGCAAAGCAAATGAACACGCTAGAAATAGCAAAATCTCGTTGCCAACCCCTCCCCCACAGACcgtgagtgaaatgagtgagcCGCCCACTAAGGGAAAGCACAATCGATTGAGCCGTTTTCGATCTACAGTGCACGGATTGGAACAGGTGATAAACTGGCAAATTCCGAAAGTGCATGACCGGATTCAGGAGACTCCATGACGTCTAGCACCGCAAGTTTTTCCGCAGCACGCCGTCCGTATCCAAGCTTGACGAACTCTACCGTCACGTCCTAGCAGCACGTTCTCTACACGACCTCGCACCCACTGGTTCCTCGCCGT is part of the Topomyia yanbarensis strain Yona2022 chromosome 1, ASM3024719v1, whole genome shotgun sequence genome and encodes:
- the LOC131687161 gene encoding glutamate receptor ionotropic, NMDA 2B, producing the protein MKIGIKLAGKMNLLLASVTLLLGCLITGVEVKSYKTTTNRGSGISIGGSSSSGSNKSNSETGRGSGSSSSGSSSGSGSGLGSTRHKLQLNVGLLVPHTNFGRRDYLRSISTAVLGLQKGRGPKLTFLKDHEFQTSNIHFDMMSLTPSPTSILNTLCKEFLHANVSAILYMMNYETYGRSTASAQYFLQLAGYLGIPVISWNADNSGLERRASQSTLQLQLAPSIEHQSAAMLSILERYKWHQFSVVTSQIAGHDDFVQAVREQVAAMDHFKFTILNSIIVSRPINLVELVNSEARVMLLYCTKDEAVDILKAAEELHITGENYVWVVTQSVIENMQAPTQFPVGMLGVHFDTSSGALLNEISNAIRVYAYGVEYYLNDPKNVGRGLDTHQLSCEDEGHGRWDNGEVFFKYLRNVSLEGEPNRPNIEFTTDGDLKWAELKIMNLRPSVNSKGLVWEEIGMWKSWQQQKLDIRDIAWPGDSHSPPQGVPEKFHLKITFLEEAPYINLSPADPVSGKCLMDRGVLCRVAADHEMTDIDMGQAHKNGSFYQCCSGFCIDLLEKFAEELGFTYELVRVEDGRWGTLDNGKWNGLIHELVNRKTDMVLTSLMINAEREAVVDFSEPFMETGIAIVVAKRTGIISPTAFLEPFDTASWMLVGIFAIQAATFMIFLFEWLSPSGYDMKTVLQNANNTPYRFSLFRTYWLVWAVLFQAAVHVDSPRGFTSRFMTNVWAMFAVVFLAIYTANLAAFMITREEFHEFSGLDDTRLSHPFSHKPTIKFGTIPWSHTDSTISKYFKEMHYYMRQYNKTSVADGVAAVLSGGMDAFIYDGTVLDYLVQQDEDCRLLTVGQWYAMTGYGLAFSRNSKYVEMFNKRLLEFRANGDLERLRRYWMTGTCRPGKQEHKSSDPLALEQFLSAFLLLMAGILLAALLLLLEHLYFKYFRKRLAKKDRGGCCALISLSMGKSLTFRGAVFEATELLRHHRCNDPICDTHLWKVKHELDMTRLRNSQLEKALDSHGIKPPQIRIASTNDIISAGRRERYQQQRPNILGNLSLGGSAQDLYRWTYKTEIAEMETVL